The following proteins are co-located in the Anser cygnoides isolate HZ-2024a breed goose chromosome 2, Taihu_goose_T2T_genome, whole genome shotgun sequence genome:
- the LOC106034947 gene encoding myosin regulatory light chain 2, smooth muscle minor isoform, which produces MSSKKAKTKTTKKRPQRATSNVFAMFDQSQIQEFKEAFNMIDQNRDGFIDKEDLHDMLASLGKNPTDEYLDAMMNEAPGPINFTMFLTMFGEKLNGTDPEDVIRNAFACFDEEATGFIQEDYLRELLTTMGDRFTDEEVDELYREAPIDKKGNFNYIEFTRILKHGAKDKDD; this is translated from the exons ATGTCTAGCAAAAAAGCAAAGACGAAGACCACCAAGAAGCGCCCTCAGCGCGCCACTTCCAATGTATTTGCGATGTTTGATCAGTCGCAGATACAGGAATTCAAGGAGGCCTTCAACATGATTGATCAGAACAGGGATGGCTTCATTGACAAGGAGGACCTGCATGACATGCTTGCCTCCCTTG gaAAGAATCCAACGGACGAATACCTAGATGCCATGATGAATGAGGCTCCGGGACCCATAAACTTCACGATGTTCCTCACGATGTTTGGTGAGAAGTTAAACGGCACCGATCCAGAAGATGTAATCAGGAAtgcttttgcttgctttgaCGAAGAAGCAACAG GGTTTATTCAAGAGGACTACCTGCGAGAGCTGCTGACGACAATGGGAGACAGGTTCACAGACGAGGAGGTAGATGAGCTCTACAGAGAGGCACCAATCGACAAGAAGGGGAATTTCAACTACATTGAGTTCACACGCATCCTTAAACACGGAGCAAAAGACAAGGATGACTGA